A single region of the Thermococcus zilligii AN1 genome encodes:
- a CDS encoding tetratricopeptide repeat protein, whose translation MDERLIEIKRLLNGGNPGAALALAGNIKDPYWRDYALKWIAEAYAMERPEKALEVAESISTESLRDETLRDISYVFSKSGLFRQAILAAGKIKSEFTRKKALKAVSAMLARAIVEKHNTGVSLSELGLDEGDIELLKPLPYGISLKDGKLMPGSELLRMKGEFRNAVVPQGEAPGAVPPKPEAGAPGKGRKEYLIEYFEIPIWSANVEELEYWAGLLEEPLRSRLLEEAGVIYLKAGNFEKAEKLWERASSASELSYLLALHALDEGDFGKAPEFARKILSPVKKLLLLQKMLEMDVLDGDTLRKTMNAKSDYLLARALKSFAFELLGEAEARNDPGLRALSKRIFDLGVKIQREFEARALDLF comes from the coding sequence TTGGACGAAAGGTTGATTGAGATAAAGAGGCTCCTAAACGGGGGGAACCCCGGCGCGGCCCTGGCTTTAGCCGGGAATATAAAGGATCCCTACTGGAGGGACTACGCCCTGAAATGGATAGCTGAGGCTTACGCCATGGAGAGACCCGAGAAGGCCTTGGAAGTGGCGGAGAGCATCTCAACAGAGTCCCTCCGTGACGAGACGCTCAGGGACATCTCATACGTTTTTTCCAAGAGCGGGCTCTTCAGGCAGGCAATCCTGGCGGCGGGTAAGATAAAAAGTGAGTTCACGCGTAAAAAGGCCCTCAAAGCGGTCTCTGCCATGTTGGCCAGGGCAATAGTTGAGAAGCACAACACCGGGGTGAGCCTGAGCGAGCTGGGCCTGGACGAGGGGGACATAGAGCTCCTTAAACCCCTGCCGTACGGGATAAGCCTCAAGGACGGCAAGCTAATGCCTGGTTCGGAGCTTCTGAGGATGAAAGGGGAGTTCAGGAACGCCGTTGTTCCGCAGGGTGAGGCCCCCGGGGCGGTTCCCCCGAAGCCAGAGGCGGGGGCACCGGGAAAGGGGCGGAAGGAATACCTCATCGAGTACTTTGAGATCCCGATCTGGAGCGCCAACGTTGAGGAGCTCGAGTACTGGGCTGGGTTGCTTGAAGAACCCTTGAGGAGCCGCCTCCTTGAGGAAGCCGGGGTTATATACCTGAAAGCGGGGAACTTTGAGAAGGCAGAGAAGCTTTGGGAAAGAGCTTCCAGTGCCAGCGAGCTCAGCTATCTCTTAGCCCTCCACGCGCTCGATGAAGGCGACTTTGGAAAGGCCCCGGAGTTTGCCAGAAAGATTTTGAGTCCAGTTAAAAAGCTCCTGCTTCTGCAAAAAATGCTGGAGATGGACGTTTTGGACGGGGATACCCTTCGAAAAACAATGAATGCCAAAAGCGACTACCTCCTTGCGAGGGCCCTCAAGTCCTTTGCCTTTGAGCTCCTCGGGGAAGCGGAAGCGAGGAACGACCCCGGGCTCAGGGCCCTTTCTAAGAGGATTTTCGACCTGGGAGTAAAGATCCAAAGGGAGTTCGAGGCAAGGGCCCTCGACCTGTTCTGA
- a CDS encoding pyridoxal-phosphate dependent enzyme, whose product MLRCTRCGRTYPETFRIGCDCGGTLLVERDYYDFSGSLLPYLDIRRYLSFLPIGGNYLPPAIPAITPTASVQIGSVFALFKLDYLQPSGSFKDRGTWVTVAKLMEEGITEVVLDSSGNAALSMALYSPPAGIKAHVFVSYGTLPEKLALLQRLGAVVHFVEGERMAVHERAKEFAEREGLTYVSHWLNPYFIEGTKTAAFEVYEQVGVPDYVLVPTGSGTLFLGLWKGFKELEMMGEIAEPPVFVAVQAAGYESLCNRSPVKNRLADGIAIPRPPRLEEMKRALKETNGLCVSVDETETRRALGWLKGAGFLVEPTSAVVLAAMWKLVETGEIAEGSRVLLPLTGSGLKLTEGI is encoded by the coding sequence ATGCTCAGGTGTACGAGGTGCGGCAGGACTTATCCCGAGACCTTCAGGATAGGATGCGACTGCGGTGGGACGCTACTCGTTGAAAGGGACTACTACGACTTCTCCGGAAGCCTCCTGCCCTACCTGGACATCAGGAGATACCTCAGCTTCCTCCCCATCGGGGGCAACTACCTTCCCCCCGCGATACCGGCTATAACGCCGACCGCTTCAGTTCAGATAGGGTCGGTCTTTGCCCTCTTCAAGCTCGACTACCTCCAGCCGAGCGGCTCTTTCAAGGATAGAGGAACATGGGTAACCGTGGCAAAGCTGATGGAAGAGGGCATCACCGAGGTAGTCCTCGACAGCTCCGGAAACGCCGCCCTGAGCATGGCCCTCTACTCACCCCCCGCCGGTATAAAGGCCCACGTCTTCGTCTCCTACGGTACCCTTCCAGAAAAGCTTGCCCTCCTCCAGAGGCTCGGGGCGGTTGTCCACTTCGTCGAAGGGGAGAGAATGGCCGTTCACGAGAGGGCTAAGGAGTTCGCCGAGCGGGAAGGCTTAACATACGTCTCCCACTGGCTTAACCCCTACTTCATCGAAGGAACAAAAACGGCCGCCTTTGAGGTTTACGAGCAGGTTGGAGTTCCTGACTACGTTTTGGTCCCCACGGGGAGTGGGACTCTGTTCCTCGGCCTCTGGAAGGGCTTTAAAGAGCTTGAGATGATGGGTGAGATAGCGGAGCCCCCGGTCTTCGTTGCTGTTCAAGCGGCCGGCTATGAGAGCCTGTGTAACCGCTCGCCCGTAAAGAACAGACTCGCCGATGGAATAGCGATTCCCAGGCCACCACGCCTTGAGGAGATGAAGCGGGCCCTAAAAGAGACGAACGGCCTCTGCGTGAGCGTTGATGAAACTGAAACCCGGAGGGCACTGGGCTGGCTTAAAGGGGCGGGCTTCCTCGTTGAGCCCACCTCTGCCGTTGTTCTTGCGGCAATGTGGAAGCTTGTCGAGACCGGTGAAATAGCCGAGGGCTCAAGGGTTCTGCTCCCCCTGACGGGCTCGGGCCTCAAGCTGACCGAAGGAATTTAA
- the lrpA gene encoding HTH-type transcriptional regulator LrpA: MLDERDKIIIEMLTKDARTPFTEIAKVLGISETAVRKRVKALEEAGVIKQYTIVVDPSKLDYNLVSITGVDTLPEKIFEVAQKLREFEFVKSVYLTSGDHMIMAEIWARDGNDLSEIISNKIGKISGVTKVCPAIILEKLK, encoded by the coding sequence GTGCTGGACGAGAGGGATAAGATCATCATCGAAATGTTGACCAAAGACGCCAGGACACCGTTCACCGAGATAGCCAAGGTTCTGGGCATAAGCGAAACCGCCGTGAGGAAACGCGTCAAGGCCCTCGAAGAGGCAGGGGTTATAAAGCAGTACACGATAGTCGTGGATCCCTCAAAGCTGGACTACAACCTGGTCAGCATAACCGGGGTGGACACACTCCCGGAGAAGATCTTTGAAGTGGCCCAGAAGCTCAGGGAGTTTGAGTTCGTGAAGTCTGTCTACCTTACGAGCGGAGACCACATGATAATGGCCGAGATATGGGCCAGGGACGGGAACGACTTATCTGAGATAATCTCCAACAAAATCGGCAAGATCAGCGGAGTTACCAAGGTCTGCCCGGCGATAATCCTGGAAAAGCTCAAGTGA
- a CDS encoding NfeD family protein: MKMRVGTLVGLIFLVSLLVLPSASASAGGARVVYVATFEGVITSYSVDQFSRYIEIAESNHAEALIIELDTPGGRGDAMQEIIQRIQESKVPVIIYVYPRGAIAASAGTYIALGSHLIAMAPGTSIGACEPILGYSSNGSIVRAPEKIRNFYIAYIKSLAQASGRNETAAELFITEDLSLTPEEALKSQVIEVVADDVNDLLQKANGMRTKIPVAGKGYVTLNFTDARIVKVGPSLKDEVVRYISDPTVAYILINIGILGLIFGFLTPGWHVPETVGAILLVLGVIGLGYFGYNSAGLLLIGLSIIFFIAEALTPTFGLFTVAGIITMVIGGVLLFGGGDEYLIQGSTFSTLRMVIITIALLLGLFFAFGVAAVVRDRKKKAQTGREEMIGETGKVVQDLSPEGMVKIRGELWKAVSRNGETIKAGEVVKVVGMNGLTLIVEKVEEKEVQ; this comes from the coding sequence ATGAAGATGAGAGTGGGAACACTGGTCGGCCTCATCTTTCTGGTTTCCCTTTTAGTTCTCCCTTCGGCCAGCGCTTCTGCTGGCGGGGCCAGGGTGGTTTACGTTGCCACTTTTGAGGGAGTGATAACCAGCTATTCCGTTGACCAGTTTTCACGGTACATTGAGATTGCGGAGTCCAATCACGCCGAAGCCCTGATAATAGAACTCGACACCCCCGGAGGCAGGGGAGATGCGATGCAGGAGATCATCCAGAGGATCCAGGAGTCAAAAGTGCCGGTGATAATCTACGTCTATCCAAGGGGAGCAATAGCGGCATCGGCCGGTACTTACATAGCCCTCGGCTCCCATCTAATAGCCATGGCGCCGGGGACAAGTATAGGTGCCTGCGAGCCGATACTCGGCTACTCCTCAAACGGGAGCATAGTGAGGGCCCCCGAGAAGATCAGGAACTTCTACATAGCCTACATCAAAAGCCTGGCCCAGGCGAGCGGGAGAAACGAAACAGCAGCAGAGCTGTTCATTACCGAAGACTTAAGCCTCACGCCGGAGGAAGCCCTGAAAAGCCAGGTTATAGAGGTTGTAGCTGATGACGTCAATGACCTCCTTCAGAAGGCGAACGGGATGAGAACCAAGATTCCCGTCGCTGGGAAAGGCTACGTAACCCTGAACTTCACAGATGCTCGGATTGTAAAGGTTGGCCCCTCCCTCAAAGACGAGGTGGTCAGGTACATATCTGACCCAACGGTGGCTTATATCCTCATAAACATCGGCATCCTCGGCCTCATCTTCGGCTTCTTAACACCCGGCTGGCACGTCCCCGAGACGGTGGGGGCAATACTCCTCGTCCTTGGTGTTATAGGCCTGGGTTACTTTGGCTACAACAGCGCGGGCCTGCTCCTCATCGGGCTCTCGATAATCTTCTTCATAGCCGAGGCGCTGACACCGACCTTCGGCCTCTTTACCGTTGCGGGGATAATAACCATGGTAATCGGCGGAGTCCTCCTCTTCGGGGGTGGAGACGAGTATTTGATACAGGGTTCAACGTTCTCGACGCTGAGAATGGTCATCATAACAATAGCCCTGCTCCTTGGCCTGTTCTTCGCCTTCGGTGTTGCTGCCGTCGTGAGGGACAGGAAAAAGAAAGCCCAGACTGGCAGGGAGGAAATGATAGGTGAAACCGGAAAGGTCGTCCAGGACCTCAGCCCGGAGGGGATGGTGAAAATAAGGGGCGAGCTCTGGAAGGCAGTGAGCAGGAACGGGGAAACAATAAAGGCCGGGGAAGTCGTCAAGGTTGTTGGGATGAATGGTCTGACTCTTATTGTTGAGAAAGTTGAAGAAAAGGAGGTGCAGTGA
- a CDS encoding MinD/ParA family ATP-binding protein yields the protein MGRTVDTLSTFNLVEYQLIVLELERSPIYSFKRMLENELIKLKALGEEFDLKVGVVINKVWEAKGDLDEVVDFIEDVVKAPVLGVLSFDSNVPLASNYGTPVLAKFPRTQASKDLLELGENLITWIFGKKHHKKSKWGEYGHSIWEALHGIIHWS from the coding sequence TTGGGCCGTACAGTCGACACACTATCGACGTTCAACCTCGTGGAATACCAGCTGATAGTTTTGGAGCTGGAGAGGTCACCGATATACAGCTTCAAGAGAATGCTGGAAAACGAGCTAATAAAGCTGAAAGCCCTGGGGGAAGAGTTCGACCTGAAGGTGGGCGTCGTCATCAACAAGGTCTGGGAAGCCAAAGGGGATCTGGACGAGGTCGTGGATTTCATTGAGGACGTCGTTAAAGCACCCGTTCTGGGCGTTTTATCCTTTGACAGCAACGTTCCCTTAGCTTCGAACTACGGAACACCGGTTCTTGCAAAGTTCCCCAGGACTCAGGCTTCCAAAGATCTTCTGGAACTCGGAGAAAACCTGATCACCTGGATTTTCGGGAAAAAGCATCACAAAAAGTCAAAATGGGGCGAATACGGGCATTCGATCTGGGAGGCCCTCCACGGGATCATCCACTGGAGTTAG
- the rlmD gene encoding 23S rRNA (uracil(1939)-C(5))-methyltransferase RlmD: MPFEIEIKSLSDEGLGVGLLGKKKVYVPFSAPGDLVRVYKTRGKKRKILAEEFEFLRRSDLVVNPACPYAGKCGGCLLQHIPYDEQIRFKEAKLGRFLGMDIKVIPSPKIFGHRNRIDVVISTKGIGFRRYGTWWDAVEIDHCPVFGDSSGRVLSSLREFIEDHRVTLYELQKNEGFLRYIVIREGKFTGELMVNLVTSPGELPQEFPDYFDYADSVYWSVNRTPSDVSYGEIERFWGEEYIKEKLGDVFYLIHPNSFFQTNSYQALNLVEAVGRFSEGGRVLDLYSGVGTFGVYLARRGFEVEGIEINPFAVEMARRNAQINGVEADFKVGSDRDVGDLSRYDTVVVDPPRAGLHPKLVERILKDEPETLIYVSCNPETLARDLNQLSKKYSVLDAVGLDMFPHTPHVEVAVKLGLNRNQ; the protein is encoded by the coding sequence ATGCCCTTCGAAATTGAGATCAAAAGCCTGAGCGACGAAGGCCTTGGGGTTGGTCTTCTGGGTAAGAAGAAGGTCTACGTTCCCTTTTCTGCTCCGGGGGATTTGGTCAGAGTTTACAAAACACGCGGAAAAAAGAGAAAAATCCTTGCAGAAGAATTCGAGTTTTTAAGGCGGTCTGATCTCGTTGTTAATCCCGCGTGCCCATACGCGGGAAAATGCGGGGGCTGTCTTCTCCAGCACATCCCCTACGATGAACAAATACGCTTTAAAGAGGCAAAACTCGGGCGGTTTCTCGGGATGGACATTAAAGTCATCCCTTCCCCGAAAATTTTTGGCCACAGAAACAGGATCGACGTTGTCATTTCGACAAAAGGCATCGGGTTCAGGCGCTATGGGACCTGGTGGGATGCAGTGGAGATAGATCACTGCCCCGTCTTCGGGGATTCATCCGGGAGGGTTCTCTCCTCTTTGAGGGAGTTCATTGAGGATCACAGGGTTACCCTTTATGAGCTTCAAAAAAACGAAGGTTTTCTCCGCTACATCGTTATCCGGGAAGGCAAGTTCACGGGGGAGCTCATGGTGAACCTGGTTACGTCACCCGGGGAACTGCCGCAGGAGTTCCCAGACTACTTCGACTACGCAGATTCAGTATACTGGAGCGTCAATAGAACGCCGAGCGATGTCTCCTACGGGGAAATCGAGAGGTTCTGGGGGGAGGAGTACATAAAAGAAAAGCTCGGGGACGTGTTCTATCTAATCCATCCAAACAGCTTTTTCCAGACGAACAGCTACCAGGCCCTCAACCTCGTTGAGGCAGTGGGCAGGTTCTCCGAGGGCGGGCGGGTTCTCGATCTTTACTCGGGCGTGGGCACCTTCGGTGTTTATCTCGCCAGGCGGGGCTTTGAAGTTGAGGGGATTGAGATCAACCCCTTCGCGGTGGAGATGGCCAGGAGAAACGCGCAGATCAACGGCGTTGAGGCGGACTTTAAAGTTGGCTCCGACCGCGACGTGGGGGATCTCTCACGTTACGATACAGTTGTTGTTGACCCGCCCCGGGCGGGGCTCCACCCAAAGCTCGTTGAGAGAATTTTAAAGGACGAACCCGAAACCCTTATCTACGTTTCATGCAATCCGGAGACGCTCGCCAGGGATCTCAATCAGCTTTCGAAAAAATACTCCGTGCTGGATGCCGTGGGGCTTGATATGTTCCCCCACACTCCCCACGTGGAGGTTGCCGTTAAGCTGGGCCTGAACAGGAACCAATAA
- a CDS encoding DUF835 domain-containing protein codes for MLPIRSLVALIGQLFSVSIPPQIHYTHPTPVEIVRSRGQVREPKVLTVGRPGAPVEGDAIFVSSLPGFVGPRELPRLLQVLISHLQANPDVPVVVECLEYLALHNGFESLLKFLNTLRDYAILHGGRVYLVTDPSAWTEREYALLEGLTF; via the coding sequence ATGCTGCCGATCAGGAGCTTGGTCGCCCTCATTGGTCAGCTTTTTTCAGTGTCAATCCCACCCCAGATCCACTATACCCACCCGACCCCTGTTGAGATAGTACGCTCCCGGGGGCAGGTGAGGGAGCCAAAGGTTCTTACCGTTGGCAGGCCGGGGGCCCCTGTGGAGGGCGATGCCATTTTTGTCAGCTCCCTCCCCGGCTTTGTGGGCCCCCGGGAGCTCCCCAGGCTTTTGCAGGTGCTCATCTCACACCTGCAGGCGAACCCCGATGTCCCGGTGGTTGTAGAATGTCTTGAGTACCTCGCACTCCACAACGGTTTTGAAAGCCTGCTAAAGTTCCTGAATACCCTCCGGGACTATGCCATCCTCCACGGCGGGAGGGTTTACCTCGTGACGGATCCCTCGGCGTGGACTGAGAGGGAATACGCCCTCCTCGAGGGGCTTACCTTTTAG
- the udp gene encoding uridine phosphorylase: MGEKFVSAERPQTEEGYQYHIACKPGDVARYVLLPGDPGRVPKISSLWDEAREIAFHREYRTHTGKYRGVPISVTSTGIGGPSTAIAVEELAAIGADTFIRVGSTGAIQPGIEIGDLIIAKAAVRLEGTSKQYVRIEYPAVADLEVTMALIEAAESLGVRYHIGIAASTDSFYLGQGRPGLNGYFPSFARNILDDLRQARVTNFEMEAATLYTLANIYGLRAGCICAVFANRITNEFGKAGEKEAALVASEAVRILHEWDEEKEKAGKKVWFPGLRSKGAR, from the coding sequence ATGGGGGAGAAGTTCGTCTCAGCCGAAAGACCCCAGACTGAGGAGGGCTACCAGTACCACATAGCCTGCAAGCCCGGTGACGTTGCGCGCTACGTTCTCCTTCCAGGGGACCCCGGGAGGGTTCCTAAGATAAGCTCGCTCTGGGATGAGGCGAGGGAGATAGCCTTCCACCGCGAGTACCGGACGCACACCGGGAAATACAGGGGCGTTCCGATAAGCGTCACATCAACGGGTATAGGCGGGCCGTCGACAGCTATAGCCGTTGAGGAGCTTGCAGCGATAGGTGCCGACACCTTCATCCGCGTTGGCTCGACCGGTGCGATACAGCCCGGGATAGAGATAGGGGACTTAATCATTGCGAAGGCCGCTGTGAGGCTTGAAGGGACTTCAAAGCAGTACGTAAGGATTGAATACCCCGCCGTTGCCGATTTGGAGGTCACGATGGCTTTAATTGAAGCGGCCGAGAGTTTAGGCGTCAGGTACCACATAGGTATAGCAGCTTCAACGGACAGCTTCTACCTCGGGCAGGGCAGGCCGGGCTTGAACGGCTACTTCCCGAGCTTTGCCAGGAACATCCTCGACGACCTCAGGCAAGCGAGGGTTACCAACTTTGAGATGGAGGCCGCTACCCTCTACACGCTGGCGAACATCTACGGCCTCAGAGCGGGTTGCATCTGCGCCGTCTTTGCCAACAGGATCACCAACGAGTTCGGCAAGGCGGGAGAGAAAGAAGCGGCCCTGGTAGCGAGCGAGGCTGTAAGGATACTCCACGAGTGGGATGAGGAGAAGGAGAAGGCCGGGAAAAAGGTCTGGTTCCCGGGGCTCAGGTCTAAGGGTGCGCGGTGA
- a CDS encoding slipin family protein: protein MAGVGSLVLAIVLLFVLIFLASAIKIVKEYERAVIFRLGRVVGARGPGLFFIIPIFEKAYIVDLRTRVLDVPVQETITKDNVPVKVNAVVYFRVVDPVKTVTQVANYIMATSQIAQTTLRSVIGQAHLDELLSEREKLNMELQKIIDEATDPWGIKVSTVEIKDVELPAGMQKAMARQAEAERERRARITLAEAERQAAEKLREAAEIISEHPMALQLRTLQTISDVANDRSNVIVLPLPMEMLKLFKSLAEVSEAAKKAIEEKKASE from the coding sequence ATGGCAGGTGTGGGAAGTTTGGTTTTGGCCATAGTGTTGCTTTTTGTTTTGATTTTCTTGGCAAGCGCAATAAAGATAGTGAAGGAGTACGAGAGGGCAGTGATTTTCAGGCTTGGCAGAGTCGTCGGTGCCAGAGGCCCGGGACTGTTCTTCATCATTCCAATATTCGAAAAGGCCTACATAGTGGACTTAAGAACCAGGGTTCTCGACGTCCCGGTTCAGGAGACCATAACCAAGGACAACGTGCCCGTGAAGGTGAACGCCGTCGTTTACTTCCGCGTCGTCGATCCGGTCAAGACTGTGACCCAGGTGGCCAACTACATAATGGCGACCAGCCAGATAGCCCAGACAACGCTGAGGAGCGTCATTGGCCAGGCCCACCTCGATGAACTCCTCAGCGAGAGGGAGAAGCTCAACATGGAGCTCCAGAAGATCATAGACGAGGCAACCGACCCCTGGGGAATAAAGGTCTCCACGGTGGAGATAAAGGACGTTGAACTACCTGCTGGAATGCAGAAGGCCATGGCAAGGCAGGCAGAGGCCGAGCGTGAGAGGAGGGCGAGGATAACCCTCGCCGAGGCAGAGAGGCAGGCCGCCGAGAAGCTCAGGGAGGCGGCTGAGATCATAAGCGAGCACCCGATGGCCCTGCAGCTCAGGACGCTTCAAACAATAAGCGACGTCGCGAACGACAGGAGCAACGTCATAGTACTGCCCCTCCCGATGGAGATGCTCAAGCTATTCAAGAGCCTTGCCGAGGTCAGCGAGGCCGCGAAAAAGGCCATAGAAGAGAAGAAGGCCTCCGAGTGA
- the pyrE gene encoding orotate phosphoribosyltransferase — MSEKERLIEKMFEAKAVLFGHFVLASGKESNYYINVKKVVTDPEALKLIARLMAEKAQSEGIEFDRVAGPELGAVPIATALSLETGKPLVIVRKKPKEYGTTSQVEGEVREGERILLVEDVTTTGGSVLNAAKVLESLGAKIAAISVVVDREEGAEENIRGNGYRFLPVLRVSELLGSNSSG; from the coding sequence ATGAGCGAGAAGGAGAGGCTCATCGAGAAGATGTTCGAGGCAAAGGCCGTTCTCTTCGGCCACTTTGTTCTGGCCTCGGGAAAGGAGAGCAACTACTACATCAACGTCAAGAAAGTGGTCACCGACCCGGAGGCCCTGAAGCTCATAGCCCGCCTGATGGCCGAAAAGGCTCAATCGGAGGGGATTGAGTTCGACAGGGTGGCAGGCCCGGAGCTCGGTGCGGTGCCAATTGCGACCGCTCTATCCCTCGAAACCGGAAAGCCCCTCGTCATAGTCCGGAAGAAGCCCAAAGAATATGGAACAACCAGTCAGGTCGAGGGGGAGGTAAGGGAGGGAGAAAGGATCCTGCTCGTCGAGGATGTCACAACGACCGGGGGAAGTGTTCTGAATGCCGCTAAGGTTCTCGAGTCCCTCGGGGCTAAGATAGCTGCCATATCGGTTGTCGTTGACCGGGAGGAAGGGGCGGAAGAGAACATAAGGGGGAACGGATACAGGTTCTTGCCAGTCCTCCGGGTATCGGAGTTGCTGGGATCTAACTCCAGTGGATGA
- the serK gene encoding L-serine kinase SerK, with protein MGVEKVPKYDIPTRKVDYVFIELDKMKPHEQLVQKELEAFIESVTGSGIFWRPMLLAKVPGEDAYLIVDGHHRWAGLQKLGAKRAPAVILDYFSDEVKVYTWYPAFKGDLNEVLERLKKAGLEVIEDPKAEEKAENGEIAFALVGEKSFAIPGSLEEQKKVSKVLDEMSVEGRIELIYYGLKEDAREDMEKGEIDYVFIRKAPSKEEVMELVKRGEVFSPKTTRHVLPFNPDRIDVKLEELF; from the coding sequence ACGTTTTTATCGAGCTCGACAAGATGAAGCCCCACGAACAGCTCGTCCAGAAGGAGCTCGAGGCCTTCATCGAGAGCGTCACAGGAAGCGGCATCTTCTGGAGGCCGATGCTCCTCGCGAAGGTTCCGGGCGAGGATGCCTACCTTATAGTTGACGGTCACCACCGCTGGGCTGGATTGCAGAAGCTTGGAGCGAAGAGGGCCCCTGCAGTGATACTCGACTACTTCAGCGATGAAGTCAAAGTCTACACCTGGTATCCGGCCTTCAAGGGGGACCTCAACGAGGTGCTTGAGAGGCTAAAGAAGGCAGGCCTTGAGGTAATCGAGGATCCAAAGGCGGAGGAGAAAGCAGAGAATGGAGAGATAGCCTTCGCCCTCGTTGGCGAGAAGAGCTTCGCCATCCCCGGCTCGCTGGAGGAGCAAAAGAAGGTAAGTAAAGTGCTCGACGAGATGAGCGTTGAGGGGAGGATAGAGCTCATATACTATGGCCTCAAGGAGGACGCGAGGGAAGACATGGAAAAAGGCGAGATCGACTACGTCTTCATCAGAAAAGCCCCGAGCAAGGAGGAAGTTATGGAGCTCGTCAAGAGGGGTGAGGTCTTCTCTCCAAAGACCACCAGGCACGTCCTCCCCTTCAACCCGGACAGGATAGACGTCAAGCTCGAAGAGCTGTTCTGA
- a CDS encoding MEMO1 family protein, translating into MEVRYPAVAGSFYPDDETLIGMLERFFRDLGEEGSGRKITAGVAPHAGYVFSGYTASRTYKAIFEDGLPETFVILGPNHTGLGSPIAVYPGGEWLTPLGGIEVDSEMAKAIARLSGIADLDKRAHTYEHSIEVQVPFIQYIAEQAGKDVKIVPITLGIQDEEVARDLGKAIFEASKELGRDVVVIASTDFTHYGVVYGYVPFRARADELPHRIKEWDFQVIRHILDFDVDGMFNEVRKLDHTMCGPGGVGTAIVYSRLAGAVEAELLHYTTSFEVSRSTDAVVGYASIVMRK; encoded by the coding sequence ATGGAAGTCAGGTACCCTGCGGTCGCGGGTAGCTTCTATCCCGATGACGAGACCCTTATAGGGATGCTCGAGAGGTTCTTCAGAGATCTGGGTGAAGAAGGTAGCGGGAGGAAGATCACCGCAGGCGTTGCACCGCACGCCGGCTACGTTTTCTCGGGTTATACAGCCAGCAGAACCTACAAGGCGATATTTGAGGACGGCTTGCCTGAAACCTTCGTGATACTCGGGCCCAACCACACCGGACTGGGCTCACCCATAGCCGTCTACCCGGGGGGTGAGTGGCTAACCCCGCTTGGCGGCATAGAGGTCGATTCCGAGATGGCCAAGGCGATAGCGAGGCTCTCGGGAATAGCTGATCTGGACAAGCGGGCGCACACTTACGAACACTCTATAGAGGTGCAGGTGCCCTTCATCCAGTACATCGCCGAGCAGGCCGGAAAGGACGTAAAAATCGTCCCCATAACCCTCGGGATCCAGGACGAAGAAGTTGCCCGGGACCTTGGAAAAGCCATCTTTGAGGCCTCTAAGGAGCTCGGAAGGGACGTTGTTGTTATTGCCAGCACCGACTTCACCCACTACGGGGTAGTTTACGGCTACGTGCCGTTCAGGGCCAGGGCTGACGAGCTCCCCCACAGGATAAAGGAGTGGGACTTTCAGGTGATAAGGCACATACTTGATTTTGACGTCGACGGGATGTTCAACGAGGTCAGAAAGCTCGACCACACGATGTGCGGGCCCGGTGGCGTTGGGACCGCGATAGTTTACTCCCGCCTGGCTGGTGCGGTTGAGGCCGAGCTGCTCCACTACACCACGAGCTTTGAGGTGAGTCGCTCGACCGACGCCGTGGTTGGCTACGCGAGCATCGTGATGAGGAAGTGA